The following coding sequences are from one Triticum dicoccoides isolate Atlit2015 ecotype Zavitan chromosome 4A, WEW_v2.0, whole genome shotgun sequence window:
- the LOC119287999 gene encoding BTB/POZ and MATH domain-containing protein 1-like, translating to MSSSASASAIVADKVSGHHVLKIDGFLGMMVLPSGESVTSCPFTVGDHLWRISCYPKGKDLWHREFISQFALIGEEQASFFRKKNKPTKVASRIEKFASKGDSWQCLTFIKRTALVKSKYLKDDSFTIRCDIVVFKKSRAQEGAAEPAPPRSVSVPPSDLSHHLSGLLETRKGADVVFEVAGHKFSAHRWLLAARSPVFNAELFGAMKESDVAAGVVRIGDMEAGVFEAFLGFMYTDSLPEMAKKEEDAMY from the exons ATGTCGTCCAGCGCGTCCGCCTCCGCCATCGTCGCCGACAAGGTAAGCGGCCACCACGTACTCAAGATCGATGGCTTTTTAGGCATGATGGTCCTACCCAGCGGGGAGAGCGTCACGTCCTGCCCGTTCACCGTCGGAGACCATCTCTGGCGAATCAGTTGCTACCCCAAGGGGAAAGATTTGTGGCACCGGGAGTTCATATCCCAGTTTGCTCTCATCGGCGAAGAGCAGGCGAGCTTCTTCCGCAAGAAGAATAAGCCAACAAAGGTCGCATCACGTATAGAGAAGTTTGCCAGCAAAGGTGATTCTTGGCAATGTCTAACGTTCATCAAGAGGACAGCGTTGGTGAAATCCAAGTACCTCAAGGACGACTCCTTCACAATCAGGTGCGACATCGTCGTCTTCAAGAAGTCCCGCGCCCAAGAGGGGGCGGCAGAGCCCGCCCCACCAAGGTCCGTCTCCGTGCCGCCATCCGACCTGAGCCACCACCTCAGCGGCCTCCTCGAGACCAGGAAGGGCGCCGACGTGGTGTTCGAGGTCGCCGGCCACAAGTtctccgcgcaccgctggctgctcgCGGCCCGGTCGCCGGTCTTCAATGCGGAGCTCTTTGGGGCAATGAAGGAGAGCGACGTCGCCGCTGGCGTGGTCCGCATCGGCGACATGGAGGCGGGGGTGTTCGAG GCTTTCCTCGGCTTCATGTACACCGACTCGCTGCCGGAGATGGCAAAGAAGGAGGAAGACGCCATGTACTAG